In the Pseudomonas sp. DTU_2021_1001937_2_SI_NGA_ILE_001 genome, one interval contains:
- a CDS encoding valine--tRNA ligase — protein sequence MDKTYQPHAIETSWYQTWESENYFAPQGAGDSYTIMIPPPNVTGSLHMGHGFNNAIMDALIRFRRMQGRNTLWQPGTDHAGIATQMLVERRLEGQGLNRHELGREKFLDKIWEWKAESGGNISRQIRRLGSSVDWTRERFTMDDGLSEAVKEAFVRLYEDGLIYRGKRLVNWDTKLHTAISDLEVENHDEKGHLWNLRYPLADGVRTAEGKDHLVVATTRPETMLGDAAVAVHPEDERYKALIGQFVELPLIGRRIPIVADEYCDPEFGTGCVKITPAHDFNDYEVGKRHNLPLINIFDKNASVLGSAQVFNLDGSLNDSVDTTLPAEYAGLDRFEARKRIVAAFETAGLLVSIDDHALKVPKGDRSGTVIEPWLTDQWYVSTKPLAEPAIAAVEDGRIQFVPKQYENMYFSWMRDIQDWCISRQLWWGHRIPAWYDQSGKVYVGRDEAEVRAKHGLAADVVLSQDNDVLDTWFSSGLWTFSTLGWPEKTEALKTFHSTDVLVTGFDIIFFWVARMIMLTMHLVKNEDGTPQVPFKTVYVHGLVRDGQGQKMSKSKGNVLDPLDIVDGITLDALLEKRTNGLMQPKLADKIAKQTKAEFPEGIASYGTDALRFTFCSLASTGRDIKFDMGRVEGYRNFCNKIWNAARYVLDKGEDCGQNGEAYELSLPDRWIISQLQRTEAEVTRQLDQFRFDLAAQALYEFIWNQYCDWYLELSKPVLWDENAPIERQRGTRRTLVRVLEVALRLAHPFMPFITEEIWQRLAPLAGIQGKTIMLQPWPVANETRIDEAAEGDIEWLKGLMLAVRNIRGEMNIGPGKPLQLFLGNTTAEDVRRLHDNEHLLKKLAKLESITVLQPGAEAPLSATGLVGEMQVLVPMAGLIDKGAELARLDKEIQRLQGEVQRVGGKLSNAAFVDKAPADVIAKERAKLAEAEQALGKLAEQHARISSL from the coding sequence ATGGACAAGACTTACCAGCCGCACGCCATCGAAACTTCCTGGTACCAGACCTGGGAGTCCGAGAACTATTTCGCTCCGCAGGGCGCGGGTGACTCCTACACCATCATGATCCCGCCGCCGAACGTGACCGGCAGCCTGCACATGGGCCACGGCTTCAACAACGCGATCATGGACGCCCTGATCCGTTTCCGCCGCATGCAAGGCCGCAACACCCTGTGGCAGCCGGGCACCGACCACGCCGGCATCGCCACCCAGATGCTGGTCGAGCGTCGCCTCGAAGGCCAGGGCCTGAACCGTCACGAGCTGGGCCGCGAGAAATTCCTCGACAAGATCTGGGAGTGGAAAGCCGAGTCGGGTGGCAACATCAGCCGGCAGATCCGCCGCCTGGGCTCCTCGGTGGACTGGACCCGCGAGCGTTTCACCATGGACGACGGCCTGTCCGAAGCGGTCAAGGAAGCCTTCGTGCGTCTCTATGAAGACGGCCTGATCTACCGTGGCAAGCGTCTGGTCAACTGGGATACCAAGCTGCACACGGCGATCTCCGATCTGGAAGTGGAAAACCACGACGAGAAAGGTCACCTGTGGAACCTGCGCTACCCGCTGGCCGACGGCGTCAGGACCGCTGAAGGCAAGGACCACCTGGTGGTCGCCACCACCCGTCCGGAAACCATGCTCGGCGACGCCGCCGTGGCCGTTCACCCCGAAGACGAGCGCTACAAGGCACTGATCGGCCAGTTCGTCGAACTGCCACTGATCGGCCGCCGCATTCCGATCGTCGCCGACGAATACTGCGACCCCGAGTTCGGCACCGGCTGCGTGAAGATCACCCCGGCCCACGACTTCAACGACTACGAAGTCGGCAAGCGCCACAACCTGCCGCTGATCAACATCTTCGACAAGAACGCCAGCGTTCTGGGCAGCGCCCAGGTGTTCAACCTCGACGGCAGCCTGAACGACAGCGTCGATACCACCCTGCCTGCCGAATACGCCGGCCTGGACCGCTTCGAAGCGCGCAAGCGCATCGTCGCAGCCTTCGAGACCGCCGGCCTGCTGGTCAGCATCGACGACCACGCCCTGAAAGTACCGAAGGGCGACCGCTCCGGCACCGTCATCGAGCCGTGGCTGACCGACCAGTGGTACGTGTCCACCAAGCCTCTGGCAGAACCGGCCATCGCCGCCGTGGAAGACGGTCGCATCCAGTTCGTGCCCAAGCAGTACGAGAACATGTACTTCTCCTGGATGCGCGATATCCAGGACTGGTGCATCAGCCGCCAGCTGTGGTGGGGCCACCGCATCCCGGCCTGGTACGACCAGTCCGGCAAGGTCTACGTCGGCCGTGATGAAGCCGAAGTGCGTGCCAAGCACGGCCTGGCTGCCGATGTGGTGCTGAGCCAGGACAACGACGTGCTCGACACCTGGTTCAGCTCGGGCCTGTGGACCTTCTCCACCCTGGGCTGGCCGGAGAAGACCGAGGCGCTGAAGACCTTCCACTCCACCGACGTTCTGGTCACCGGCTTCGACATCATCTTCTTCTGGGTCGCGCGGATGATCATGCTCACCATGCACCTGGTGAAGAACGAAGATGGCACGCCGCAAGTGCCGTTCAAGACCGTCTATGTGCATGGCCTGGTGCGCGACGGCCAGGGCCAGAAGATGTCCAAGTCCAAGGGCAACGTTCTTGACCCGCTGGATATCGTCGACGGCATCACCCTCGACGCCCTGCTGGAAAAGCGCACCAACGGCCTGATGCAACCCAAGCTGGCCGACAAGATCGCCAAGCAGACCAAGGCCGAATTCCCGGAAGGCATCGCCAGCTACGGCACCGATGCCCTGCGCTTCACTTTCTGCTCGCTGGCCTCCACCGGTCGCGACATCAAGTTCGACATGGGCCGCGTCGAGGGCTACCGCAACTTCTGCAACAAGATCTGGAACGCCGCCCGCTACGTGCTGGACAAGGGCGAAGACTGTGGCCAGAACGGCGAAGCCTATGAGCTGTCGCTGCCGGACCGCTGGATCATCTCGCAGCTGCAGCGCACCGAGGCCGAGGTCACTCGCCAGCTCGACCAGTTCCGCTTCGACCTGGCTGCCCAGGCGCTGTACGAGTTCATCTGGAACCAGTACTGCGACTGGTACCTGGAACTGTCCAAGCCGGTGCTGTGGGACGAAAACGCGCCCATCGAGCGCCAGCGCGGCACCCGCCGTACCCTGGTGCGCGTGCTGGAAGTGGCACTGCGCCTGGCACATCCGTTCATGCCGTTCATCACCGAGGAAATCTGGCAGCGCCTGGCACCGCTGGCCGGCATCCAGGGCAAGACCATCATGCTGCAGCCGTGGCCGGTGGCCAACGAAACGCGCATCGACGAAGCCGCCGAAGGCGATATCGAATGGCTCAAGGGCCTGATGCTCGCGGTGCGCAACATCCGTGGCGAGATGAACATAGGCCCGGGCAAGCCGCTGCAACTGTTCCTCGGCAACACCACCGCCGAAGACGTGCGCCGCCTGCACGACAACGAGCACCTGCTCAAGAAGCTGGCCAAGCTGGAGTCCATCACCGTTCTGCAGCCGGGCGCCGAAGCACCGCTGTCGGCCACTGGCTTGGTAGGTGAGATGCAGGTACTGGTGCCGATGGCCGGCCTGATCGACAAGGGTGCCGAGCTGGCGCGCCTGGACAAGGAAATCCAGCGCCTGCAAGGTGAAGTGCAGCGGGTGGGCGGCAAGCTGTCCAACGCGGCCTTCGTCGACAAGGCCCCGGCGGACGTCATCGCCAAGGAACGCGCCAAACTGGCCGAGGCCGAACAGGCGCTGGGCAAACTGGCCGAGCAGCACGCCCGCATCAGCAGCCTCTGA
- a CDS encoding DNA polymerase III subunit chi, whose translation MDTSKKAESAHLLDDLESIRKLLEEENLQPPLLTETVHREEQIPLLFDVVDSQPPSQAASVEALPPPTPDAPPAAAGAPPSVDTLLHLDADLRSAAQLIMQDVINDFAPHIENEIKRRLEARLERLIAAAGGKG comes from the coding sequence ATGGATACTTCGAAAAAAGCCGAATCCGCGCACCTGCTGGATGACCTGGAGTCGATCCGCAAGCTGCTCGAAGAAGAAAACCTGCAGCCGCCGCTGCTGACCGAAACGGTCCACCGCGAGGAGCAGATCCCACTGCTGTTCGACGTGGTCGACAGCCAGCCGCCTTCGCAAGCCGCCAGCGTCGAAGCGCTGCCGCCACCGACACCCGACGCACCGCCCGCAGCGGCCGGCGCGCCACCGAGCGTCGACACCCTGCTGCACTTGGACGCCGACCTGCGCTCTGCCGCGCAGTTGATCATGCAGGACGTGATCAACGACTTCGCCCCGCACATCGAGAACGAGATCAAGCGCCGCCTGGAAGCCAGGCTGGAACGCCTGATCGCCGCCGCTGGCGGCAAGGGCTGA